The nucleotide sequence CTACGGCCATTGTCAGTTAGATTATAGTTGTCATAGTTGTAAAACAAATCCCATTAACATATTAAatgaatgattattttatttgttttagagTTGATAAAGACAAAAGTGGTCAAATTAGTGCTAATGAACTTAGCGGTGCTCTGTCCAATGGTAAGTGGTTGGTCTATGTCCAACCTTGTGATTGCACTAGCTGCCCTAATGTAGCCCAGTGAAGTCTGTTTCATAATTTTCAGTTAAACAGGTCTAAGAAAAGCTGTCAGAACTCATTCTCATATCTTGTTAATTATCCCCcctgtcaaaatatattttttgttaaatggaTACAGtgatatgaataaaaaattcaataaaaatcttttgaaaagaaaagtTGTAAACATTTTCTGATGGTTTTGTTCTCCAGTTCCTGAATTGGATATTTTAGATATTGTATAGACACATACAAGTTTGTTACTTTGTACATGTTCTATATTAGATCAGTTTACTGAGAATTAGACCACTGACAGCTTAAGATATATTGTTAACTGCAAATTATGAATTTTTGcatgtaaaatgtacatgtacagttgtAGCTTTCCTATGTTTGTGGGCAGGTTTTTCATGGAAGTAAAACTTCATTTTTCAAACAGCTgtgtttcatcatgttcatttgaAAAGATTTTTGTTGCACCAAATTTTACCAATATCGTGCTTACTAAAATTTAAGCTTGTTTATCTTAGAAATTTTTGGATGAAGACGtatttgcaattttttcaaaatattttgcatgATTTTCACAGCTCTGTttgaaacatttgattttttccaAATGAATTTGCTTGTCATGCAAAATCTGTCCAGCTTCTGTACTATGTAATGATAAACCTGGGTTTTTTAAATAGGAAGATTGGTAAAACTggttattaaacatgttaaataggatttttttttatccttttattAGGATAGATAAAGACAGAAGTGGTTCAATATCAGGAAATGAGCTTCAACAAGCTCTCTCTAATGGTAAGCTCTGTGTGACAAGAAATATAGGAAAACGTGTATTACATTtattataaacatgattaattcatacatgtcatagttATTGTTCTTCATAATGTTCAAGTTCTAGCAAAAAAGTAGATTCTTTGCTTGAATAAAAAGCTATTAAAAAtagtttctttaaaatattgtaaaaaaaattacaattgatAATTAAATTCTCAAAAATGATAATCatcaacttttttatttttgacaaggtttcaaaatttatacataGATCTAAGCAGATTGAATACATCTAGCAtgagttaacatggttaatagcCACTATACATCATTCTATACTCATGCCACTGTTTTTATATCTCTATTCATTTTTTGGCTTATGTCTTTCATGTTGTCTTTGCCTTTTAGGCTTATTTAAGTGCTATGGTCATGATGGTACCTTTGTACTTAAAGATTAATTTAAGTAAGCCTTTTTCCAGTttctttcaaaatcaaattgtttttttttcctaatcATTTGATAATAGACAATAGAAATATATGtcctttttcattgttttttataaTGAATCTTATAATTTTTTCAATGAACTTCGTCTGGTCAGAAAAGTCCAAACTTTTGTATATGTTAAAGCAGATATATATAAGACACACTCTATCAGGTCGTAAACCTTTATAGAGCAGCTGCCAAAGAATTACAGAAGATATAAACCTGTTCTCTTGATCTCTTAGCTTTCTTTGAGAATAAGCTATGAAAAGAACAACTAAACATGCTAATCCATAAACATGATAATGGCAAAATAAACCTTAAATTTTTAGAAATGGTGTATTTCTATGAATTGTGGTTAATTCGGAATCATGTtcatttgaaataattatattctTACATTTCATTGTAAAAGGCAGACccaattttaaagttaaataccATTTGCGGATCCAGGGGTTGGAactcccccccctttttttttttttggacgatcaatgcatttgaatgggagcatatagttggaacccccctttactctgggtatggaacccccctttttaaaatggctggatccgcccctgaatacATGTGTCCTATTGTAAAACAGTATTATAATTCTTGTaccttttatttgaatttttttgggaggcttcttttttttaattggctCCATATTGAAACTTTGGTTGTTCTTATCTTGCAACAAAATCTAAATAATAGACAAATTTGCAAATGTCAAGAAGCAGGAAAACAAATAACTAAAACTCACAAATtgatttaacattttatatttgtcgTCCATATATGTATAATAAGTTGCACATAattattattaacatttattttgtagGAACATGGACGCCATTCAATCCAGAAACAGTTCGTCTTATGATAggtaaatgattttttataacCATGAAAGCCAGAAACTAAATTTAACATGTTTCAGCAAGGAActgctttcattttgttttcaaatgtgtTTTCCTGTGCTAAAGTTTTGACctaataagcatgataaggttCCTTTTTGgtttttaggtaaagattgcatgaaatgcaatcaaaacctcaTGGGactgcataggcggatccagggaggCCCGGGCCCCcactttcgtgggaaaaatttggttgattatatagggaatcactgaagcatgactggagcgggcccccctaggaaaagttctggatccgccactggactgacttgatatctaaatgttccaaggctaattatcactaccttttttgatacacaaaatatagtgcattgatcataacattctacaCATCCTATCAGTGAACATTTCAGAcatttatcaatgtaatatattTGCTCAGTTATTCAAGGCACCAAATGAtgttacacttgtcaagaaaattacataacttttgcaacgtgcaggaatctaatatctgttctaaaaatagaatgatgtcattgttaaaatcatctttgaaaccagggagttatcttcctttgccTAAAATTCCCTGTTAAATCAACTGCAACcaatgcaataattaattttactaattcccactgataaattgaagcaatcttaACTGTTCAGTGCTTATAAGCACTTTGATTCTTTAATTAAACAATTGTTAACATATTCAGCAGGCACGCCCACCCCTTTGTGgacctacatcatgtacatatatgaCAAATGCATAGATTTTTTAATAAGTATGTCTCCAAATGTTGGCAAAGGTAGTGTAACAATTGCTCTTTGTAATCATAACTCTGTTTATTTTTTCCAGGAATGTTTGACAGAGATCGTTCCGGCACCATAAGCTTCCAGGAGTTCCAACAGTTATGGAAGTTTGTCACAGATTGGCAGAATTGTTTCCGTACTTATGACAGAGATAACTCTGGAACTATTgataaaaatgaattgaaaacagCCCTTACTGGATTTGGTAAGACTTTAGATATTAAATTTGTTCTAAAATTAGACCTTTaactatttatacatgtttatgGACATTGACAATTCATTGTGCTGTTAACCAACTGGTAAAACTTGCCATCTTTCCACCAAAAATGAATTTAATAGGATAGTAGAATTGTTGTATCACATATAGATTATAAGATTACAGAAGGTAGGATGACTTTTTggctataaaataaaaacaattaacatgCATCAGATGCTTAACATTAGTCTGTCCTATATAACAGTACAAAAGACTCCATATAATCACATATTGGCTATTAAACAAATATTAAGGCTCAAGTAGCGAGACCTTTCCTAAATGAGGTACCCAACTTGCATTTGTGAGAAATGACATTCGATAGGGAcctttgtatatttcaattcTTGGTTGTTTATCCCACTGGaacttgtcatattgtaaatctatatacttTGGAATtgatagatacatgtatttattaaatagtataataatacatgtatataattcaaAGCTTCCAGAGTGAGCTGCCATTATGAAATCAAACATGTTCAGCATTCAAGATTTTGAAGAGCTGCCAGCATCAATTTGAGAATAGATGGTAGTAGACTTCTTTTTACTTTCACAAGTCCTACAAAAAACTTATGTTTATGAATTTCAAGTACAGACTCCAAAGTACATATGTATAAATGTCAACAAATTTCATAGACAGCATGGGAATAACACTTTTTAACATTGCTTTGTATATTTTTTAGGCTATAGATTATCAGACAGATTCTTTGATATATTGTTGGTGAAGTTTGACAGACAGGGTAGAGGAACAATAGCATTTGATGATTTTGTACAATGCTGTGTAGTCATGCAGGTAAAGGTTTTAAATTTATAAGTGGCAAAACTTGGAAAGAAATCAGTTCACCTGATTTTTATTATGCAGCGTCCAATAAATTATACCAAATTTGAAGCGGACGACAGCAATTATACTATACATTCATTAAATagtgtatataaatatttttaaaaaataatttattctataGTTAATCCTCAATAGTTTTTTAGGGGTAAATAGGAATCACCCCATCTGTTCAGCCATCCATCTGTTTGTCAATGTGTCTTGCAATTACAACTAATCCTAAAAAGCATAACTATATATAATGTACCAGTatattgattagaaaatataATCCTAGTCGAGGGGAATGTTTGAACTTGCATATTTCAATCTGGTAATAGTCTCTTTTATGTGCAGCTCCACCTAAACATCTGGACGGTTATTAATGTAACTTTACACAATTGTAGAGCAATATCTGAAAATGTGCGTAAAAGAATACCATAACAGTTCAACTTGCTTAAAGGGGAATAATTCAATTAATTCATCTCAATAAACTAAAAGTTTTACATGGCTTGCCTACCTTTTGTAGGTTAGTTCCCAGTTATTTTTTACATAcatatgttttttctttattgttaCACCTGTTAGTACATTGGAAAACAACAATATTGTGTTTAAAGTTATGATGCTTATAAAAGGGATAAATGGGGGAAAATTACTGAATTTGATTTTGCCCCTATGACACTGAACCACCCTTTGAATATATACTTTtagtatgaaatttaaaaatattgctaCTTTATGTATTTTTTGCTGCAAGATTCATTATGCTGAGTGATTAAGGTCTGCATCCCTAAAATAATCTATGTCTTTACAAATgccatatattaaaaaaaaaatgtaagcttTCTTGGTTTGAATGTAAACTGACGCAAATAATTCAGTCACTCCCTTTGATGATCAACTATCACAAGCTAGggcttaatcatgttaatgctatATTCAATTAGAACACTCGTAAGAGAGGCAAATAGCTTGTTTAATGATATTATTGAGATAGGTAAATCCAGAGCTAATTCTAAATGATTAATTGACAATTTTTCATTGACTTGGCCTTTATGCCTTTATACAGCCATCATAGGGTAGTGGAATATAACTACTGATTTACCTCTATTTTAGAGTTAGTTGATTTGAATAATGTATTgcttgtttatttcagactttaACAAGTGCTTTCCGTGCCTATGATACAGATCAAGATGGCGTGATCCAGATCGGCTACGAACAATTTCTTACACTAGTGTTCAACCTCAAATCATAGTTATAACCGATGTCTGTAACACATATACAAAGACATTGTCTTGTGTAATACTGCAGTGTATAAGCACATTTTTCTTAGGaaactatttaatttttatatatttctgtgTAATTGTGTCTTAAACTGACTGTCATCATTGGTGCAGTTGTGAATACTTTTGTGTAATTTGTTTACTTGCAAGTTATTTACTTTTTAGTGACACTCCACAATTATTTAGTGTTATCATTCAGGTTTAAAGAACTGcttcatttacaatatttatcatttcatattctaagattaattattttattaatttttcaattatctttctattttatcaaaattacacTTTTCTATGATATGTTTCAATAtctaaaacaatgaaaaaaaggcatttttaaatatagatcaaaatttgtttgaaaattaaatatgtaTGCTAAAAACAATCATTTGATGTTATGAAATAAAAGACTTGTAATTCTACAACTTTTGTCCTTAATATAGATAATAgtgtaaaaattgaaatttaattggTTATACTAACTTGTtgtatttatatctttatgtaaACTCCATATGaatttaatgaaagctactaATAAAAGCAATaactttcttatattttttttttttaaagtcatcaATGCTGGTGTTAAAAAATTAATGTACAAAGCTAACATTGTTTGATGTAGAAAATAACTTTGTCCTAAAATCAGCATATCCCACAATCCCAAGCCTTAACATATATACCCATTGTCTGTAGTAATGTATAGTATTTATCTTCCTTTAATCATTGTCAAAATTAATTCACTTAACAAATGTAGATTATTTTGGACCAAATTTTCGCAAGTCTTTTGATTTCACTACTAAAGCCTAACTATAAATAACTCAGAATCAagaatagatttttaaaaataaattttgatttaacTTTCAAACATACCAAAAATAGTTTTTAATGTATAAGTATCTtgtgcattattttttttcttctaaatttgaTTTTCTAAACAGTAATTTCCTTCgataaataatagaaatatttaaatgtacacattttttaGAGCTATTATACATAATATAAGTATAACATCTCCACTTAAGGGCACCTTTAAGCCAAATTTCGTTGTTGTGTATGCTGGTAGCTGGAGCAGATCTTTCTATTGGCTTTAATTGTGTGTGTGAATAAGTGTAAATTGGCAGCAATTATGTGTTATTGCAATATATACTGCTGTGCaacaatataaattttatgaaataaatatactttcattattataaatataacaaaaaagattATGTACTAGGAAACTTATAGTACTTTTAAATCCTTCATATTGAAGATTAATATCAAATTATTCTGCAAGATGCAACTACAAATAAGCAaaactatagtgcctaacaagattttgtgaggtagacgaaattgactttaaaacgatcgtattgacttttgatgtgcagaaataggcagatcggacatattttgactttagttacttacttcttaagtttgggattaattgtaatcaacatattccaatgagactgaaaaatgcttttttttattatgataaataataattttatctgccgtagtcgtgcgtaaaatatatttcggtatttctgttacgaaaatgacttgtttaatggaacaaaacgtattatttgtaaactttctctttactcttcacaataggcttttaaaaaataacctttcaactgtatattccgaaaattttgtgaaaatcgaataagtggcaattcttacctttcataccttaactttcattgataaaacataatattgacttgtccagtgtccagtttgaaggtcattttagttaccgtacacattcatgcacgttctaattaatcaatagtcatgtatgaaaagcataaacaagtttgaaggtaaactaataacaacttaatccaatcaaattgcctacgattcaataacaatgaccagtccacatcataaaatgtataggggtaaactgggtagggagaaaatgtcagatatattaagttcattattttgcaataacgagtaaaaatttgttaatcaatagatttgttataatttcataaacatgtcgttatgtattggtatagtttttggatctttcattagcgtatttaaggctgtagaaagtttggccttcaaaagtcaacataatcattgactttataaagaaaattcgcctttttaaaacattgaatgtttcacaaataatacgcgacaacaaagcaaaatcatttcttaaaacactgcaaaaaaaataattctgattgatgcagtggtattgtcataaattgcactggagtgaacagtggtacatcaaacgtcgaattccctcacacaatgttatcacacactatagatGGAaatattggggttttttttcattgaaaacagAAGGACAAAACTGAGAATTTGCTATTTCATAATTAGAAATTAACTTGCTTTAATGcttttttattatgtatatactaaAACTATATTTAAGTAGATCATGATATTGGGGACCTTTTTTTCAAAAGCAATATTGACCTAATTgaattttcaattgaaaatatttgtcacCATGGAAAATAACTTAGCACTTTAGAACAAAGTATTTTAGAAAGAGATTCCCAAAGTATATTATTAtatgaaattaataaattaatctgaatgcttgaataaaattgtaataaaaGTCATTTAGTGCTAGAACTAAAATCAGAAAACTGTTTCTGATGTGAGAAATGAGTGCTGTGTAATCAATAATAAGAATAGTGACATATCTTAAATTATTGCAAAACTTTTTTGTATATCTAACTTAATAAATCATCTTACTgctacacatgtacatgtatttttcatATTATAACCAGAAAGAAAAATTGCCAAGGTTTCAAGCAAAAACCATAAGTCTAGTAAAAACAGATAAATCACggttaaaaagaaaaacagttgTCCATAAAAACTTACATAGAAACTATAGATAGAGCAAAACAAACCTCACCATAAACCTCAAATGAAGTCAGACCTGTGCTCTAGAAGGGTTTACAGTTTCTGCTCCAATGGTAGTACCAAAAGTGTTACTTATTACAAGTAAAATTTTCTATGCttaatttttatgataattttacaATCTTGGAAAAGAAGACAGTATTGTAAATACACGTATCATAAATAGATCATATTGGTTATCTGTGAGACAGATATCCAATAAGGATTAACCAGCTCATGATGGCTTCTgttaaacttttgaaaatattatctcTGTTTTGCAATGCattcaatagcttccttgtgaactgAAATTTAGGAAATTGCGCATAAATCTCCAGAAAATCTTTACCTAAATGCCAAattgaacaagagtgcacacgctgaaatgttaCCTAGCTGCtctactgaccattgattttatgcTAAAATTCTTAAAGTCTTAAAGATAATGATTTTTGTACGACCGCTATAATGCTCTCATGTTGTCGCCGTTGTCTGCATCGTCGTCTGCCTTGTCGTCCAAAGACggatttagtttccggacaataacttaagttttagtgaatggatctttacaaatttttaccagaaggttaaATACCACTAAAGgaggttatggtcccaacagttttggaataaggggccaaaaagggggcccaaaataagatttttttttagttttcaaacaatataacttgtgtttaagtgtatggatctctctgaaattataccacaagtttccatactatgAAGGGATAGTTacttttgggggttatggctcaaaatattttagaattaggggcaaaaaagggggaaaactaggtttttctggtcaatggacaatttaaacaatttaaaagcagtgtaagggaggtaattcataaacatttaacatacaatggtgggtatgttcagatttacctcccttaTACTACTTGttaattatgtataaagaaatgtcaggttatGGACTAATTGAAAACggggggtggtagtagttttcaatggtttttatacgaccgcaaaatttgaaaaatttttcgtcgtatattgctatcacgttggcgtctgcgtcgtcgtcgtcgtcgtcgtcgtcgtccggcgtccgaatactttttgttttcgcactctaactttagtaaaagtgaagggaaatctatgaaattttaacacaaggtttatgaccacaaaaggaaggttggtattgatttt is from Mytilus galloprovincialis chromosome 6, xbMytGall1.hap1.1, whole genome shotgun sequence and encodes:
- the LOC143080054 gene encoding programmed cell death protein 6-like isoform X1; translation: MAYYGQQQQPPAGYYNQPGAQPSQNDPNFLWGVFQRVDKDKSGQISANELSGALSNGTWTPFNPETVRLMIGMFDRDRSGTISFQEFQQLWKFVTDWQNCFRTYDRDNSGTIDKNELKTALTGFGYRLSDRFFDILLVKFDRQGRGTIAFDDFVQCCVVMQTLTSAFRAYDTDQDGVIQIGYEQFLTLVFNLKS
- the LOC143080054 gene encoding programmed cell death protein 6-like isoform X2, translating into MAYYGQQQQPPAGYYNQPGAQPSQNDPNFLWGVFQRIDKDRSGSISGNELQQALSNGTWTPFNPETVRLMIGMFDRDRSGTISFQEFQQLWKFVTDWQNCFRTYDRDNSGTIDKNELKTALTGFGYRLSDRFFDILLVKFDRQGRGTIAFDDFVQCCVVMQTLTSAFRAYDTDQDGVIQIGYEQFLTLVFNLKS